The following proteins come from a genomic window of Cervus canadensis isolate Bull #8, Minnesota chromosome 3, ASM1932006v1, whole genome shotgun sequence:
- the LOC122437832 gene encoding olfactory receptor 9A2-like produces the protein NPLRYTISMNSHTCRWVVIAPWVFGFLFQIWPVYATFHLTFCKSNVLDHFYCDGGQLFKLSCDKGRFTELLLFLMSIFVLFGSLIPTIISYTYIISTILKIPSGSHRWKTVSTCASHFTCVMIGYSSSLFLYVKLNQTQAAEYNRVASLMVLVVNPFLNPFIFTLRNDKFTEVFRDVMRSCYQLLKD, from the coding sequence aatcCTCTGCGGTACACCATCAGTATGAACAGCCACACCTGTCGCTGGGTGGTAATTGCGCCCTGGGTATTTGGCTTCCTGTTTCAAATCTGGCCAGTCTATGCTACGTTTCATCTGACTTTCTGCAAATCAAATGTGCTAGACCATTTTTACTGTGACGGAGGACAGTTGTTCAAGCTATCATGTGATAAAGGCCGTTTCACAGAGCTTTTGCtgtttttaatgtctatttttgttctttttggttCTTTGATCCCTACAATTATCTCCTACACCTACATCATCTCCACCATCCTCAAGATCCCTTCAGGCTCTCACCGCTGGAAAACCGTCTCTACATGTGCCTCCCACTTCACCTGTGTCATGATCGGCTACAGCAGCTCTTTGTTCCTCTATGTGAAACTCAACCAAACACAGGCAGCTGAGTACAACAGAGTGGCATCACTGATGGTTTTAGTGGTGAACCCTTTTCTGAACCCTTTTATCTTCACCCTCCGGAATGACAAATTCACAGAGGTGTTTCGAGACGTCATGAGAAGCTGCTACCAACTCCTCAAGGATTAG